A part of Ooceraea biroi isolate clonal line C1 chromosome 10, Obir_v5.4, whole genome shotgun sequence genomic DNA contains:
- the LOC105283689 gene encoding PAN2-PAN3 deadenylation complex subunit PAN3 — protein MDPSMFVAYTPQTNGVPLESKLATYMNRQSPGLGLNTSSMTKHLSNLSLDSQKKVTASPEFVPGRGLTGSNSSSPNLFNNSYTHSQENVGGTTYFYLGNATSDAVGAEDGTEAIGPVATGQIGYVYPGTPSHLQPVKPVKPPSSNNSSAPSTPPPQATPSFFVSESLRLDILQKNALTLAQPDVVRFPDLPTEVDSYHELCPLEPIHKPASTVLGYQTSTYKATNIKTGTRYCLRRVHDFRLANTKCMVLVDMWKRLSHTNLVQLREVFTTKAFGDHSMVFVYDYHPASETLLNKHFATTELNGYTDPFSSDPNAPRPYSHTKNTILRQQHSSMLPESVIWSYIIQLTAAFRVIHAAGLAYRCLDPTKVLLTSRTRLRLSCVAIPDVVTLDGNTTNQLSLIPHYQQEDLVALGKLVLALACRSLIAVHRDNMSASIELITRSYSTDLRNLILYLLSNQPRKSVTDLMPMIGARFYTQLDAAQLRLDVLENELAKELENGRLFKLLVKLATINERPELNMEPTWAETGDRYMLKLFRDYVFHQVTTDGRPWLDLAHVVACFNKLDSGSQDKICLMSRDEQSVLVVSYAELRQCLETSFGELVQSTKDAV, from the exons ATGGACCCATCAATGTTTGTTGCATACACTCCTCAAACAAACGGAGTTCCATTGGAGTCCAAGCTTGCTACCTACATG AATCGCCAAAGTCCTGGCCTAGGACTGAACACGAGTTCTATGACTAAACATCTGTCCAATCTTTCTCTGGACTCGCAAAAGAAGGTAACTGCCAGTCCCGAGTTTGTGCCAGGAAGAGGCCTTACAGGTAGCAATAGCAGCTCGCCAAATCTTTTTAACAACTCCTATACGCACTCGCAAGAGAATGTAGGTGGTACGACATACTTTTATCTCGGAAACGCCACTAGCGATGCTGTCGGAGCTGAGGATGGTACTGAAGCT ATCGGACCCGTGGCAACAGGACAGATCGGCTACGTTTATCCGGGTACACCGTCGCACTTGCAACCCGTGAAACCGGTGAAGCCACCGTCGTCCAATAATTCCTCCGCACCCTCCACACCACCTCCCCAAGCAACCCCGAGCTTCTTCGTCAGCGAGAGTTTACGACTGGACATACTGCAGAAGAATGCGCTGACGTTGGCGCAACCCGACGTAGTACGATTTCCTGACTTGCCCACTGAGGTTGACAGTTATCACGAACTGTGTCCTTTAGAGCCGATTCACAAACCAGCCTCGACAGTCCTTGGGTATCAAACATCCACGTACAAGGCTACCAACATCAAGACTGGCACGCGGTACTGTTTACGTCGCGTGCACG ATTTCCGACTTGCCAACACAAAATGCATGGTACTGGTCGACATGTGGAAGCGACTGTCGCATACGAATCTTGTTCAGTTGAGGGAAGTCTTCACTACCAAGGCGTTTGGCGATCATT CCATGGTTTTCGTATACGATTATCATCCCGCTTCGGAGACGTTGTTAAACAAGCACTTTGCAACAACGGAGCTTAACGGTTACACTGATCCATTCTCGTCGGATCCGAATGCGCCACGGCCTTACAGCCATACCAAGAACACGATTCTGAGGCAGCAACATAGCAGTATGCTGCCGGAGAGTGTTATTTGGAGCTACATCATTCAACTCACTGCCGCATTTCGTGTTATTCATGCCGCTG GTTTGGCATACAGATGCTTAGATCCGACTAAGGTGTTGCTTACATCACGGACGCGACTACGTTTGAGTTGCGTCGCCATTCCGGACGTGGTCACTCTAGATGGAAACACGACGAATCAACTAAGTCTCATTCCGCATTATCAGCAGGAGGATTTAGTGGCGCTCGGCAAGCTGGTTCTAGCGCTGGCGTGTCGGAGTCTCATCGCCGTCCACCGCGATAATATGTCAGCCTCCATCGAGTTGATCACACGTTCCTATTCGACGGACCTTCGAAATCTTATTCT ATACTTGCTGTCAAATCAGCCCCGTAAAAGTGTCACGGATCTTATGCCGATGATCGGCGCGCGATTCTACACGCAGCTGGATGCCGCCCAGTTACGGTTAGACGTTCTGGAAAATGAGCTTGCCAAGGAACTAGAGAACGGACGACTGTTTAAACTGCTTGTCAAACTGGCGACTATCAATGAGAGGCCAGAACTTAACATGGAACCCACGTGGGCAGAGACGGGCGATCGTTACATGCTCAAATTGTTTAGGGACTATGTGTTTCATCAAGTGACAACGGATGGAAGGCCCTGGTTGGATCTGGCGCATGTCGTAGCTTGCTTCAATAAGCTCGATTCGGGTTCGCAGGATAAG ATATGTCTCATGTCTCGGGACGAACAGAGCGTTCTAGTGGTAAGTTACGCGGAGCTACGACAATGTCTGGAAACGTCGTTTGGAGAATTGGTACAATCTACTAAGGATGCTGTCTAA
- the LOC105283684 gene encoding uncharacterized protein LOC105283684 has protein sequence MGLHVFWPATACLTMFIVCVIILMLKYGARVCKLRHHALPSDQDWEGKAYSRKLSVSVA, from the coding sequence ATGGGTTTGCACGTTTTTTGGCCCGCCACGGCCTGCCTGACGATGTTCATCGTTTGCGTCATAATCTTGATGCTCAAGTATGGCGCGCGTGTTTGCAAATTGCGACACCATGCGTTGCCGTCCGACCAAGATTGGGAGGGTAAAGCATATTCCAGAAAGTTGTCCGTCTCCGTGGCGTGA
- the LOC105283685 gene encoding uncharacterized protein LOC105283685, whose protein sequence is MKLCWSLALVAIALSMILTIARAESDLWEEDDKEVLVRTVRGTKERTSGSSSSCRYVKSQWSECDPNTNTRSRTLSLKKGDKSCEQTKTIQKKCKKACRYEKGAWSGCVNQMMTRIDNLKVNSDTSCEKTRRLTKRCKPETNTKKSTKGERSNKKSSKQ, encoded by the exons ATGAAGTTATGCTGGAGTTTGGCTCTCGTGGCCATCGCCCTGTCGATGATCCTTACAATCGCCCGAGCGGAAAGTGATCTGTGGGAGGAGGACGACAAGGAGGTCCTTGTGCGGACAGTGCGCGGAACTAAGGAACGAA CATCCGGCAGTTCATCGTCGTGCAGATACGTAAAGAGTCAATGGTCGGAATGTGACCCGAACACCAACACACGATCACGCACCCTGAGCCTGAAGAAGGGCGACAAGTCCTGCGAGCAGACCAAGACCATCCAGAAGAAGTGCAAGAAAG CATGTCGATATGAGAAAGGCGCGTGGAGCGGATGTGTGAATCAAATGATGACGAGAATCGATAATCTGAAAGTGAACAGCGACACGTCCTGCGAAAAGACGCGACGGCTCACTAAGAGGTGTAAACCGGAGACTAACACGAAGAAATCCACCAAAG GGGAACGATCGAACAAGAAGTCGAGCAAGCAGTAA
- the LOC105283683 gene encoding uncharacterized protein LOC105283683, with translation MSILDERDEYLKNPYFKEHEYGDFTPFYVAVALCSVLGGFLFILNIAFCWCSRHRQYWQNRHTGNRWIQPLWTVLPHKTPPLDLSELEPGRIKHPQVRHEIIHEYHDPESQGPTPQPQEYLEMQKRESEI, from the exons ATGTCCATTCTAGACGAGCGTGACGAGTACCTGAAGAATCCGTACTTCAAGGAACACGAGTACGGCGACTTCACGCCATTCTATGTCGCAGTGGCCCTTTGCTCCGTGCTGGGCGGGTTCCTGTTCATTCTGAACATTGCGTTCTGCTGGTGCTCGCGGCATCGGCAGTACTGGCAGAATCGCCACACCG GTAATAGGTGGATTCAGCCTCTATGGACTGTGTTGCCACACAAAACACCACCGCTTGATCTGAGCGAGTTGGAGCCAGGCCGTATCAAACATCCACAAGTGAGGCACGAGATCATCCACGAGTATCACGATCCGGAGTCTCAAGGTCCTACACCTCAGCCACAGGAATACCTGGAGATGCAGAAGCGCGAGAGTGAGATCTGA